The sequence below is a genomic window from Thermomicrobiales bacterium.
GCGAGCCGACGCCGGTTCTGGTGCAGCGCGCCGACACTCTCGGTCGTGTCGTCGAATCGACCGGGCGTGTCATCGTCATTGCTATCGCAGTGATGATGGTGCTGACGAACCTCGGCATGGACATCGCTCCGTTGATTGCCAGCGCCGGTCTGGCTGGTGTCGCGATCGGCCTCGGAGCGCAAAGCCTTGTCCGCGACATGATCAACGGCTTCTTCATCATTTTCGAGAACCAGTACGGCGTTGGCGACGTCATCACCGTCGGCGCGGACACCGGTACCGTCGAGACCATCGACTTGCGCCGCACCGTCCTGCGTTCGATCAACGGCGCACAAATCATCATTCCCAACGGAGAGATCCGGGTCATTC
It includes:
- a CDS encoding mechanosensitive ion channel family protein, whose amino-acid sequence is MVPAGIYLVDSAVTVLSQVPNEILDGLTTDEVVEQVSGFLGDAGRSLARIALIIVVSLIILRLLRAAVQRVVTGFLTAQGEPTPVLVQRADTLGRVVESTGRVIVIAIAVMMVLTNLGMDIAPLIASAGLAGVAIGLGAQSLVRDMINGFFIIFENQYGVGDVITVGADTGTVETIDLRRTVLRSINGAQIIIPNGEIRVI